In the Aristaeella hokkaidonensis genome, ATCCGCCCTGCGTGAAGTGCTGAAGGAGCTGAACATCGACTTCACGGAAGAAATCGGCGAAGCCGCCTTCTACGGTCCGAAGCTGGACGTGAACGTCAAGCCCGCCATCGGTGCAGAATACACGCTGAGCACCTGCCAGCTGGACTTCTGCCTGCCGGCCAAATTCAACCTGAAGTATGTGGACCAGGATGGTTCCGAAAAGACCCCCGTCGTGCTGCACCGCGCGATCCTGGGCTCCATCGACCGCTTCATGGCTTACCTGATTGAGGAAACCAAGGGTGCCTTCCCGCTGTGGGTTGCTCCCGTCCAGGTCAAGGTTCTCCCCGTCAGCGACAAGAGCATGGACTATGCGGCCAAGGTCACCGAAGCGCTGCTGGACGACGGCATCCGCGCCGAGCTGGATGAGCGCAATGAAAAGATCGGCTACAAGATCCGTTACGCCCGCCAGGAGGACAAAGTTCCTTACATGCTGATCATCGGCGAAAAGGAAATCGCGGAAAACACTGTTTCCGTCCGTGACCGCGCCACCGACCAGACAACTTCCATGACCCTGGAAGAGCTGATCAAAAAGCTCGAAAAGGAAATCACGGAACGCCTGTAATCAACCTAAACCTGATAATCAAAAGAGTGTCCTTCACAGGACACTCTTTTTTCATGCGTTTTGAGTATTAATTATGCATTGTGCATTATGCATTGATTCCAAGTTTCAGCGTGTTAGCACAGAAACTTGGAAGTCTCTCCGGCAGTTTCACGACTACTACCCCGTAGTCCTTCCTGAACTCCACCGGTCCGTATCCCAGCAGCTCCACGCTCTTCACCTCATCCTCCGCGAAGCTGCGCAGCGTTAATGTTTCTCCTCCCTTTGCACCCAGCAGGAAGGCATAAACCGCGCCCTCCTTCTGCACATAGCGAACGTCACTCAGGTTCCAGTCCGTCTTTTCCTCGGTAAAGCCGTCAATCTTCACCCGCGTTTCACCCTCGCCGAAGGTCCGCCACGGCCTTGTACCGTAAACCGCCTCGCTGTTGATGGCGAACCACTCCGCCAGCCTGTCCAGGATGTATTCCGCGTCTTCGTCGATGGTGCCGTCCGGCCGCTGGAGAATATTCAGCAGCATTACGCCGTTTTTGGAGATAATGTCCACCAGCATCTCCACAATCTGTTCCGGACTCTTGTAGGGATGATGCACGTCATAGAACCAGTTGCCGATACAGGTATCTGTATGCCACGGTTCCGGCATGATACCGGGCAGCTGGCTCTTTTCAATATCCAGCACACCCACGCTGAAGATTTCTTCCCGACGGTCCTTCTGCAGGTACACCGCCTGGTTTTCTCCGTGTTTGTCAATGGACGTGTTATAGAGCCTGGCCACCGCCTGCAGGCCGCGGTTATATACAGACAGATCCGTCAGTTTGCCCTGTTCCGCCATCCAGTGATCACCGAATGGCAGCACGCCGTCGGTATACAGCAGGTCAGGCTTGAACTTATCAATCATCTCATTCACGCACTTCAGCCAGTAATCCCGGAACTGCTCGTTATCGGTATACCAGGGCGTCAGGTCCTCCCCTGTGCCATGCTCCTGGTTCGCGTGGTAGAAGTCCTGATACGCCGGATCGTTGCCGTCATAGGGCACACCCGCATAAGGACCGGTCTTGTCACAGCCTTTGTTCACCCGCCACCAGGAGAAGGAAGCCCCCAGGTGCTCGCTGATGCCGAAAGGCAGCTGATACTTGTCTGCCGCGGCTTTCCACAGCGCCAGGATATCCTTGTGGGGCCCCACATTCATGCTGTTCATGCGGTTGATTTGGGAATCATAGTTGAAGAAGTGATCATGATGGGTCGCCTGGGTCATCAGATACCGGGCGCCTGCCTTGTAATACTTTGCGATCAGCGCGTCCGGATCGAACTTTTCCGCCTTCCACAGGGCACAGATATCCTTGTAGCCGAACTTGGAAGGGTGGCCGTAGTGACGCAGGTGATACTCATATTGCGGCTGGCCCTGGATATACATGTTCCGGGCATACCAGTCACCGAACATCGGCACGCTCTGGGGACCCCAGTGGCTCCAGATTCCGAATTTGGCGTCCCGGAACCATTCCGGTGCGGAATACTGTCTCAGTGATTCAAACGTCGGCTCAAATCTCATACTTCAACCCGCTCTTTCTTCGCTTTGTTGATTACTCCTATACATTATACACGAAACGTTTCTATTTTCTACTGTTGTTTTCCTTCTCCGCAGAAAAAAAACGTGTACGGTTCCCGCACACGTTCAGGTATTAATTCTGAATTCTTAATTCTTAATTAGTTTAACCGCTTTCCTCACCGGTACTGTCAGCAGTGCCGCCGCAGCAATCTTAACTGCGTCACCGATCAGGAATGGCACCACGCACAGGGCCAGTGCCGCGCCCAGGCCGTTTCCTGTGTGGAGCATAAAATTCACCGTGCCCACCAGGTACAGCAGCGCCGTCCCTGCGATCATCATCAGCGGATGATACCACCAGCCGATCTGTTCTCTCTTCTCCGCGCCTTCGCCGGACATATACGCGCAGGGCAGGTAACCGATCAGATACCCGCCGGTCACCCCGGCCAGCTTCTGGAATCCCCCGCTGAAGCCGCTGAACACCGGAACCCCGATGATACCGATCAGCAGATAGAGCCCCACCGCAATAGTTCCTTTTTTTCGTCCCAGCACAGATCCGGCCAGGTAAACCGCGAAAGTCGCCAGGGACAGCGGAATCGGTCCTGCGGGAATCGTCAGCGGTCCCGCCACGCAGATCAATGCCGCCATCACAGCGATCGTTGTCATATCCAATGTCTTCATTTTCCTACTCATTTTCCCTCTGCTCCATTGTCTGTCAGTTTCAGGCTTACTTCACCGTAGTTCAGGCAGGTGCGTCCGTCCTCGGTTTCAATCACCAGCCGGCCCTGGTCATCTATATCCACTGCCTTGGCCGGATATCTCTTGTCTCCTTCGATGACCGTCACCGTCCGGCCAATCACGTTGGACCGTTTCCGGCTTTCCTCCAGGAAATGTCCTGTCTTCAGGTCTCCCAGCAGGGCCTCTGTCTCGTTCAGGATCTCGGCAATCAGCCGGTTCCGTTCCGGGGCTTCGCCGCACTCATTGCCAATGGAGGTTGCAATCTCCTGCAGTTCCGGCGGAAACTGCATCCGCGCCGTATTCACACCGATCCCGGCCACGGCATATTCCAGCTTTCCGGCTTCCATGCCCAGGCCTGCCTCGCACAGGATGCCGCAGATCTTCCTGCCGCTGATATACAGGTCGTTCACCCATTTGATATCCGCCTTCACATCCGCGGTCTTCTCCACAGCCCGCGCCGTTGCCACAGCCGCCAGGGAGGTCAGCAATCCTGCCTGGTCCGGTGCGCAGTCGGGTCTCAGGATCATTGTCATATATACGCCGCTGTGATCTGGAGAGAAAAAGCTGCGTCCCTGCCGGCCCCGGCCGCCGCTCTGGCTGTCGGCAATGATCACCGTGCCATGCTTTGCCCCGGCTGCAGCCAGCATCTTGGCCCGGTTGTTTGTGGAATCAAGCCGGTCATGGATTTCGAGCTCCCTGCCCAGCTCCCGGGTCTTCAGCCATTTGCGGATTCCGGCCTCGCTCAGCACATCCGGGGCAGAAACCAGCCGATATCCACGGTTTGTCACCGCTTCAATCTCATAGCCGTCTTCCCGCAGGCGTTTCATCACCTTCCACACCGCGTTCCGGCTTACACCCAGCTCCTTCGCGAGCTGTTCACCGGATACCGTTTCTCCGGTTTCCAGCAGTGCCAGCGCCTTTTCCCTGATATACATACAGGCCGTCCCTCCGTTTCTTCCGGGTGATGATATCATTATCGTCTCCTGATCGTCAACCTTTTCAGTCTCTTTTGGGTGACAATTTGCCTCGTGGACATTTTCCTTTTCCCTGTGCTAAAATAGGGCATTCAGAAAACCAGATCAGATTGCCGGTTTTTTCCGGGGAGGTTATCCATGAACGAGATCAAATGTCCCAATTGCGGGAAGGTTTTTCAGGTGGATGAGGCCGGTTATGCCTCCATCGTTTCACAGGTTCGCAACGCGCTGTTTGAAAAAGAAGTGGAGGACCGGGTCAATTCCGTCCGCCGTGAAAGCGCCGCTGTCCAGGAAAAGGCACTGGCCGAGCTGAACGCAAAGCATAGGCAGGCTCTTACCGAAAAAGACCTGGAAATCAACCATCTGAAAGACAGCGCCCGTGCGGCGGAAACAGAGAAACAGCTTGCCGTCCGGACAGCCATTCAGGAAAAAGAAAACGAGATTACTGAATTGCGCGGAAAAGTGATTCAGGAAAAGCAGGCAGCCGAAATCCGCGAGCAGAGCCTGAAGGAAGCGCATAAAACCGAGGTGGCGCGTCTGGAGGCGGAAGTGGAACAGTACCGGGACTTCAAGCTTCGCCAGTCCACCAAGATGATCGGTGAAAGCCTGGAGCAGCACTGCCTGACCACTTTCAACCAGGTCCGGATGATGGCCTTCCCCCGCGCCTATTTTGAAAAGGATAATGAGGTCATCGAGGGCACCAAGGGCGACTTCGTTTACCGGGAGGAAACGGAGGACGGGCTTCCCCTCCTCTCCATCCTCTTCGAAATGAAGAATGAGGCGGACGCCACCGAGAAAAAGCATAAGAACGATGACTTCATCGACAAGCTGGACAAGGATCGCAAAAAGAAAAACTGCGAGTACGCGGTGCTGGTCACCATGCTGGAGCCTGACAGCGACCTGTACAATGCGGGCATTGTCACCGAGTACCGGTATGAGAAGATGTATATCGTCCGTCCCCAGTTCTTCCTGCCCCTCATCTCCCTTCTGCGCAACGCCGCGCTTTCCAACACGCAGGTCCGCCGGGAGCTGGAAACCGTACGCCGCCAGAGCCTGGATGTCCAGCAGTTTGACCAGGCGCTGCTGGAGTTCCGGGACAAGTTCGGCAAGAACTATCAGATTGCCCAGTCTCATTTTGATAAGGCCATCAGCGAGATTGATGAAACCATCAAGCACCTGGAAAAGGTCAAGGAATCCCTCACCAAGTCCGGCAACCAGCTGCGGCTGGCCAATGATAAGGCCCAGGATCTTACGATCAAAAAGCTTACGAAAGGCAACCCCACCATGCGGGACAAGTTCGAAGAAGCCGGGATCAGCATTGACTGATCCCGGCTTCTCTGTTTTCAGACATTTCTAATTTCACTTTGTTCCTGGAATGGGATGACGTGCATCAGGTGTCATTCCGAGCGAAGTCGAGGAATCCCTTGATATATCAGCTGCGTGTCCACAGCCTGGCCAGTGTCCGGGCCACGCCGTCGTCATCATTGCTCTCCGCCACTTCATCCGCTACAGCTTTGACGCAGTCCAGCGCGTTGCTCACCGCCACACCGTATCCGCATCTCCGGATCGGCTCCACATCGTCGTTGTCATCGCCGAAATACACGGCCTGTTCTGCCTCCAGTTTCACACTGTCCAGCAGTTGCTGAATCCCCCGCCACTTGGTTGCGGTACCGCCCATATACTGGCGCAGTTTTTTATCTGCCACGGTACTGTATACCGTTTCCGGCAGGTCAATCAGGATCTGCTCCGGCGGACAGTCCGGATGACTGGCCAGGACCTTATAGATCTTTTCCCGCCGGGGAAGCTCTCCGATATTTTCAATCACCCGGGGACTCCAGATGGGAATGTCCTGGTTGGCGTAAATGCCGTTCTCGGCCTCCACGGAGATCACCACGCCTTCCATCCCGGAAAGCTGTTTAAGGATGGACAGGGCGTCCTCCGTTGCAATGGTATTCTCATACACCCTGTCCGGCGTAATGGTCCGCGCCCCGTTCAGCGTGGTTACCGCCTGGAAGTCAATAATCCTTCGGTAATCCATGATGGCTCTTTCCGGCCTCGCAGTTGCGGCAAACAGATAGGCGCCTGCCTGCTGCCAGTCTCGCAGCACATCAAGGGTATAGTCTGAAATGGTTTTGTCCGTCCGCAGCAGCGTCCGGTCAAGGTCAACAATCACCGCAAGATAGGGCAGCTGGTTCATCGACTTTCCTCCGTCAGTTTTATGTTTTTAACCATGAACACGGATTTCCGGAAGGATCGCGTCAACATCTACAAAGCCGACGCTGTAATCATACCGGTCCGTATAAACCGGCACTTCATCCGACTTCAACAGGTCCGTCACATCCGTATACAGATACCGGCTGTACCACACATGCGCGACGCCGGAATCCGGATCGGTATAGTGGCATTCCAGCATATACGGATTCCCGTGCGCACCGTTCACGTTCCGGTTCGCCTTCACGCCGGCAATTTTAGCCATCACGTAGTACCCGCCCTCATAGGCACGGCGCTGGCGGGCCCTGCGCCGGATATCCTTTCCCAGGCACAGCAGGCCGATCAGCAGGAAAATGGCGCCAACCCCTCCGAAAACTGCCAGGAATATGATAGGATCTTCCGGTTTTTGTCCGGCGCCTGCAGACCACAAAGCCACACCCAGCACAAGAAACAGCAGCCCCATCGGTGCAAAGATGAGTCCGAGGATTCCATAGACTGTCCATCCGTATTTCTTCTTCACAGGCGTTTCCCTCCTGAAAAAATATTAGCGGGATTATACATCAGTATCCCGGTAAAATCAATCACAAGTTTGCCATATTTTTCCTTGTCAGTTCCGGACAAAAAAACAGGCGGATTTATTCCGCCTGTCCGTGTTCTTTCAGATATGCCAGGAACTCCGGTGTCCGGGACCAGTATCTGATTCCCCAGTTCTCAAAATTCCACTCATCCATGTACTCGTTGCACTCGTAATCCACATACCAGATCAGGCCGTCCCGGATCACAAAATTCGCCGGAAAATAATCGATGTTCAGTCCCGCTGATCTGGCTTTTGCTGCCATTTCCCGCACCTGTTCCAGATAGGGATCGGCGGATTTCCCGTCCTTCACCAGGTCGAATATGGTTTCGCCGGCAATATATTCCTTGACCACCCGTTCAGCTTCCTCATCGATGGCAATCATCTCCGGAATCCTGATCCCGGCCTGCCGCAGCCGTTCATAGTCCCGGCGTTCCGCCTCGATCTTGTTGCCGAAATGGTAATACTCACAGGGCTCGTGATGGATCTGCTTGAGCACGACCTGCCGGCCGTCCTTTTCCGCCAGATAGGAATACCCGCCCTTACCGTGCCCCAGCAGCCGGATAATCCGGTAGGTTTCCCCGCACACCTGCACTTCCTTGTCCATTTTTCCCTCCTGAATCCCTGTCACAGTTCCTTGTCCAGGCATACGGCGTCCACTTCGTTCTCATAGGGCGGATAATTTTCGCAGACCTGGTATCCGTTCTTCTTATAGAATTCAATGGCGTGGGGATTGCCTTCCCGACACTCCAGCACCAGCCGCCTGTAGCCGGTCTTCCCGGCCAGTTTTTCCATGGCCTTCATCAATGCGGCGCCGATGCCTTTGCGGTTCTTTCTGGCATACACGCGCTTGATTTCCCCGGTTTCGTCGTCCAACTGACGCAGCCCGGCACAGCACACAGGAGTACCGTCATCATATCCCACCAGGAAGAAGCCTTTGTCCTGGCTGAAGTCGTCAAAGCAAACATGTGCCATTCCGTTATGGCCCAGAATACCCATCAGGGTTTCGTTCAGCTCCCGCAGGAGCGTTTGTGCGTCCGGGTTCTCCACACCGGTCTGGACAAACGCAAGACTCATTCGCCTACCTCCGTTTCATCAGACCGGATCAGTTCCCTCAGGTCATGTATTTTCAGATAGGATGTTTCCACATCCGCTGCCGGATTGGCCGCGATCAGGATGGGGGTGATTCCCAGTTCAGCCGCTCCTTCCAGGTTGCGTACACTGTCGTCGATAAAAACCGTCTCTTCAGGCGCTGCGCCGCATTTGCCCAATGCGTCCAGGAACATGTGCCTGTCCGGCTTGAACACGCCCACAAAACAGCTGTAGGTCTGGAAGGAAAAGTATCGGGAAACACCGATGTACTCCAGCTGCTGTTCAATGCTCGGCCACGTGTCAGAGATGATCCCCAGCTTATGCGTCCTGCTCAGGGTTTCCAGCACCTCTTGAATCCCGGGATATGGAATATAGTTTTCCATATTGAAGGTGCGGTCCCGGGCCGCCTGTTCCAGTTCGTCTGTTGTCAGTCCCAGGCCCAGCTGTTCTGAAACAATCGAATAGTACCGGTAAAACTGCTTCTGTTCCTCCTCAACAGAGGTCACCAGGTGGTTCTCCGCCAGATAACGCAGTCCTGCATCCCTGGCCGCGTTGATTTCCGCCTCACTGTGCTGTTTCAGTTTCTCCCCGGCCAGCTCCAGGAACTTTCCGGTAAACATCCAGTCGCCTGATGCCGGCCTGTCCAGTGTATAGCCTACGTCGAAGAAAATAACCTTCTTGTCCTTTATCTGATTGATCATAATACTCTCCGGTCATTGTATCCCGGTCAGCCAATTTCCAGCTGATCCAGGTAGGGTTTATACCTCGCATACTGTTTTTTCAGCACCGGTTCTTTGGGAATCAGGCCAAAGAATGTTTCCGGCTCTGTCCACTGATAATCCACCGTTTCTCCCTCCTGGAGCCGGACAGCGTCTTTCGCGCAGTCCACCACCGCCAGGTAGGCATAAACTACCGACCTTGTCTTCGGGTTCCGGGTAATCCCGATCAGCTCCAGCATTTCCGCCTCCAGTCCGGTTTCTTCCCGCATTTCCCTCCGTGCCGCTTCCTCCGGGTTTTCGCCGGCCTGGGCGGCTCCTCCGGCGCTGGCTTCCCAGCAGCCGGGGAACGCTTCCTTACGGTCGTCCCGGAGGGTCAGGAGAAACGTCCCGTCCCGGTGCCGGATCAGGACATCACAGACCAGATGATATCTCCCTTCGGGAATTTCCTGCATCCTGCCCCGTTCCCATGTTTCTCCGGTCTTTCTTCCCTGTTCATCATACAAATCCCAGATTTCCATTTCTGAACTCCCGTCATTCCAGGACGTTCACCGTCCTGTCTGTTTTCTGTCTGAATAACCCGTGCTGGTTACAGTAGTAATACAGCCATCCGCTTCTGCGGAAAAAGAACCGCGTTTCCGCATTTCCTTCCGGATACAGTGCTTTGATCTCGCAGCTGTCCGGTGTCATATAGGCGATAAAGGACAGGTAATGCTCCTTGCTCATGGGATGTTCTGCGGATACATAAATCTCATCCTCCACCATCTGCACTTCCAGCCTGTGTGCCGGATCCGGCTCTTCCGTTTCCAGTGCCGGCAGCTGAATCCCGCAGCAGGAAATCATCGCGTCCCCTCTCGCGAAGAGCACATTTCCGCACACAGGGCATACATAAAACCGGCTTTTCAGCATATTGGATGCCCGGTTGGTATTCACAACAGCCTGCCCGCACAGCAGCTCCGCCACGGATATATGCAGTGCCTTTCCCAGCGGTTCCAGCAGGGATACGTCCGGAAATCCCCTTCCGTTTTCCCATTTGGATACGGTCTTATCGCTGACGCAGAGTTTTTCCGCCAGCTCTGCCTGTGTCATCCGTTGTTTCTCCCGCAGCGCCTTGATCGTTGCTCCGGTTACATAGTGATCCATTTCTTATCACTCCTTTCCGGATGAGCATAGCGCCGCCGACCGCTGCCTGCAACCTACGCTTCGTAGAGTGTCAGTTGCCTGTCAGCGCCTTTACCTCTTCAAGTTTCGGTGGATTCAGCGGCAGCGGGAACCGGGAAATAGCGATTGCAGAGCAAGCGCTGGCAAACCGCACCAGTTCTTCATCCTGCATACCCTGCATCAGTCCGTATACGCAGCCCGCCTTGAAGGTATCACCGGCGCCCAGCGTGCTCCGGACTGTCACAGGGAACGGCTTCATCCGGTGTATGGGTTCTCCCTTCCGGGCATAGAGCATGTCTCCCCCGCCCTGGGTGATAATGGTCAGCCCGTCCGTTTCCTGCTGCATCTTTTCCATAACAGCTTCCGGCGCCATGCCCGCGTAATACTCCGGTACACATTCTTTGGAAACCACATTCACCGCCGCCATCTGATGCAGCCGGGAATCATGCGGACTGTCAATCGTCACAAAGGGTACGCCGTTCCTCCGGCAGAGTTCAGCTGCCAGCAGGGATTCATCCCGGAAATAGGGATCCACTGCCGCTGCTTTGCAGCCTGCGATATCTTCTTCCTTCGGAATGTTCCACCAGCGTTCTCCCGTGGAAAACAGCGTCTGGAACCGGCCCATGGGAGACCGAACCAACCCGGCAATCACCACATAGTCCATCACACCGGGATCTTCTGTAAAGCACATGGAAGACAGGTCCACCTGCTTGTCCGCGTAAAACGCCTTCAGCATCGGGGCGACCTCTGTGCCGATCCATGTCCCGTCCATTTTGACGGACACCCCAAGAGAATCCAGTACTGTTGCCGCCGTCCCGGTTTCACCACCCGGCAGGAAATACTGGTCCTTGATTTCCGCGTATTCATCCGGCTGGAGGAATCCGTCCCTCAGCAGGAAAGAATGGGTACCCAGGATCTGTCCAAAGAGATACACGTCATGTTGCTGCGCCATATACCGTTTTCCCTCCCGGCTTTCTCCCTGCCTTATTCAGGCCTGTCCATTTCAAGCTCCAGGCATTTCCAGGCTTCGTTCCCAAAGTGATAGTATTCCGTTTCTCCGGTATCCTTATCCCGGAATCCGACAGCCCGGTAGCACCGGTATGCCGGCTCGTTGTTTTCAAAAACACCCAGGGTGATCCTGTCCGCCTTCAAAATATCGAAAGCATACCGGATAGCCAGCTGAAGCATTTCCCTGCCGTATCCGTATCCGCGCTTCCCGTCGTCCACGATCACAAAGCCGAACCGGAGAATGGTTTTCTTTTCATCCGTGAATCGCATGATCAGATGTCCCGCCACGCCGGTCTCATCGAAGGCTGTCATTTCATAAAAGGAGTCCGAATCAGCCATCCTGTCATAGTGCCGGTTCAGGTCCTCCGCTGTAATCGGATAGGACTCAAACCGGTCCGCGCTCCATTTCCGGAACATGGTTTCGTCCCCGATCCAGGAAACAATCGTTTGTGCGTCACAGGCCTTGTAAGGTCTCAGTCTCAGCATATATTTCCCTTCAGGGTTCCTTCCAGAACCCGCCTTTATGGAAATTCTCATTCCCCAGCGGCTTTGCGGTCAGCCTGAACATCACGCAGCCGTCCGGGCACACAATCGTTTTGGTATATTTGCTGTCTCCGCCCAGGTTCTCCAGGTCTCCGCCGCTGCGCACAGCCTCCATCAGCGGATAGAGAATCATCATCGTCTTGGAGCAGATTCCCTGTCCGTCCTGGTTCACCGGGCAGCCGTAGGTGCAGGTGTATTTGTCGCCAGGTTCTTCCCCGTTCCGGCAGTAGCGTTCCGTATGATCTCCCCGCAGGAATCCTGTCACTTCAACCGTGAACTCATATTCCTCGTCATACCACTTTTTCATACAGACCTCCCGTACGTTTACATCTTTTTACAGTTCTTTCCGTCTGCTTTTGATTATAGAGATCTTGTCTGAAAGTTGCAATCCGGAATCACGGAATGCTCTTTCAGTTTTTCCGGAGGATATCCAGGGTATGATGGGATGCCCCGATCAGATCCTGCCGTTCGCAGATTGCGAAGTGGTACTCCAGCCATTTCCTGAAGGTCTCATCGTCCATTTCGTCAACCATCGCCCTTTGGTAATTGGTCGCGCCGTCCGTGGCAATCAGCTTCACCCGTTCCACCGGTATTTCAGCGTCCAGCGAAGCAATCTCCTCTGTCCTGATCAGGTCGAATACTTCCGCCGGGTCGCTGCCCAGGTGCCAGTCCGGCGAAAGCATGTTCCGCTCCAGCAGGTCCTGCACATGTTTGGATCCGAACGCGTAATTGATCACCGTCGGCTCGTTCATACAGTAAGCTGCCAGGATATATCCGCCCGGTTTCGTCACCCGGACCGCTTCCCTTAACGCCCGGAGTTTATCCTCCCGGGTATACAGGTGATACATCGGTCCCAGCAGCATAGTTAAGTCAAAGGCGTTGTCCGGCAGGAAGGACAGGTCCAGCACATTCCCCTGCAGGGCCCGGATCGGTTCCGTTCCGTCCAGCTTTGATTTCAGCACTTCCAGGTTGTGTTTCACCAGTTCCACGGCAGTCATCCGGTAGTCTTCCTTCGCCAGGGTCACGCTGTATCTTCCTGTTCCCGCTCCGACCTCCAGGATGGAGGGATCGTCCATCCCGTCTATACATTCATGAATGTATTTCATGGTGGTCAGGTACTCTACCTGGCCGTGCCGGGAAAGGAGCCGGTTTTCTTCATCACAGACACTGTAGAATTCATCCAGATAATTCATCGGAACAACCTCCTGTATTCTTCACCCGGATAGCTGCTGCTTCCGTCCAGCTTGGTCAGGAT is a window encoding:
- a CDS encoding GNAT family N-acetyltransferase, translating into MLRLRPYKACDAQTIVSWIGDETMFRKWSADRFESYPITAEDLNRHYDRMADSDSFYEMTAFDETGVAGHLIMRFTDEKKTILRFGFVIVDDGKRGYGYGREMLQLAIRYAFDILKADRITLGVFENNEPAYRCYRAVGFRDKDTGETEYYHFGNEAWKCLELEMDRPE
- a CDS encoding TIGR04076 family protein, encoding MKKWYDEEYEFTVEVTGFLRGDHTERYCRNGEEPGDKYTCTYGCPVNQDGQGICSKTMMILYPLMEAVRSGGDLENLGGDSKYTKTIVCPDGCVMFRLTAKPLGNENFHKGGFWKEP
- a CDS encoding class I SAM-dependent methyltransferase, producing MNYLDEFYSVCDEENRLLSRHGQVEYLTTMKYIHECIDGMDDPSILEVGAGTGRYSVTLAKEDYRMTAVELVKHNLEVLKSKLDGTEPIRALQGNVLDLSFLPDNAFDLTMLLGPMYHLYTREDKLRALREAVRVTKPGGYILAAYCMNEPTVINYAFGSKHVQDLLERNMLSPDWHLGSDPAEVFDLIRTEEIASLDAEIPVERVKLIATDGATNYQRAMVDEMDDETFRKWLEYHFAICERQDLIGASHHTLDILRKN